A genomic segment from Salvia splendens isolate huo1 chromosome 13, SspV2, whole genome shotgun sequence encodes:
- the LOC121760428 gene encoding probable inactive protein kinase At3g63330, whose translation MIFFGYPCKTNILVGRQLRIIDFGSAVNDFTVKHFYGSLGPSSNEQTSGYAPPEAFLNVSWYKGPSTVTSKYDMWSVGVVIMEMILGSPNVFQINSKTQALLDQQLKGWNDNLKELAYKLRSLMEMCILIPGISSKLHQNGGTNSQSSSSPVPWKCSEEYFSYLIRSRDPLQLGFPNIWALRLVRGLLEWDPESRLSVDDALRHPYFTSAS comes from the exons ATGATTTTCTTTGGTTATCCCTGTAAAACAAACATTCTTGTTGGTAGGCAATT GCGCATTATTGACTTTGGTAGTGCTGTGAATGATTTCACAGTGAAACATTTTTATGGATCTCTTGGACCATCGAG CAATGAACAAACGTCAGGGTATGCTCCTCCAGAAGCTTTTCTGAATGTCAGCTGGTATAAGGGGCCTTCAACTGTTACATCAAA GTATGATATGTGGAGTGTTGGTGTGGTAATCATGGAGATGATCTTAGGATCACCAAatgtttttcaaataaattctaAAACGCAAGCACTTCTTGATCAACAGCTCAAAGGTTGGAACGATAACTTGAAAGAGCTTGCGTACAA GCTTAGATCATTGATGGAAATGTGCATCTTAATCCCTGGAATTTCCTCAAAGCTCCATCAGAATGGGGGTACAAATAGCCAG AGTTCTAGTTCACCAGTTCCGTGGAAGTGTTCTGAAGAGTATTTCTCTTATCTAATACGGAGTAGAGATCCTCTTCAATTAGG ATTTCCCAATATATGGGCTTTGCGTTTAGTACGTGGCTTACTAGAGTGGGATCCT GAGAGTCGGCTGAGTGTTGATGATGCTCTGAGGCATCCTTACTTTACATCAGCTTCTTAA